The following nucleotide sequence is from Thermogemmata fonticola.
AGGATGAGATTGATGACGATTTCCGCCGCCACGAGTTCGCCAAGGGTGAGTTGCCCCTGGATCACCAAGGTGCCGCCCAGCGCCAGCAGAGCCACGTTGATGACGATATACAGCAGCACCAGGAAGGCGAACTGCCGCAGGAGAATGCGGAAGTGCTGCTTGCGAGCTTCGAGGTACTCCCGCGTCAAAGCTTCGGCCCGCTCCCAGGCCATGCGGGGACCTCCGGCGAGCTTGAAAGCCACGGGATGCCGCGCGATTTCTTCCATCCAGCCGGCCACCCGATACTTGGCGACGGATTCCCGAATGGCCGTGCGCACCGCGCCCCGTCCCAACACCACGACCCAAAACGCCAGCGCACCCAACAGCAGCATGTTGAATCCCAGGAGCAATTGATGATATACGGCCAGCAGGACCATGCCGATGCCGATCTGCAACAGCAAAGAGACGCCATCGAGCAGCAGCACTGCCGAGGACTTCTGCACGGTCAGCACATCGAAAAACCGATTGACCAACTCAGGCCCGTAGCGGTGGTCGAAGGCCTTGAGGTCCACCCGCGGCAATTTGTACGACAACTCCGAAGCCACACGAATGAATATCCGCCGCTGGATGTACTCCACGAGCAAATACTGCAACAGAATCAGAACCCCGGCGATCGTGAGCGCCACGAGTAAGCCCAGGCACAGCACGATGAGCTGCTGGATCAGCGTGCCGAAGGCCACGGTGTTGACCACGGCCATGGTCACAATCGGCACGGTGAGATTGAGCAGGCCGATCGCCACGGCAAAGGCGATGACCAGGCGGATGTCCGTCCGGTCGGGGCGCAACAGCCGCAGCAGCCGCTTCCAGGGATGCAGGCCGGTCAGGAAGTGGCCGTGCTCCTCCTCCTGCTTCGGAGCCGGCCACGGAGGAGTCGTGACGGCGATGGGAATCGGTTCCAGCCATTCCAGAACCACATCCGCGTCGCTGGCGCCTAGGATAGCCGCTAGCTCATCCGCGCTATGCCAGACCGGCTCTTCCTTATCCGAGGCGATGAGCAAGCCCCGGCTTCCCTCAGCATCTTCGATAATGAACCACCGCCCGCTCCCCGTGGGCGTGATCGCAAAAATGAGCAGGGGAACTTCCTCACGGTGGATGTAGGACAACGCCTCCCGGATCGAGTAGTGATGGGATTGCAGGCGAATCCCCAGTCCCTCGGCCGCTTGAGCCAAGCGGATGCGTGAGGCCCGCGGCAACGTCGGCTCGATCCGCTGCACCGCCGCCCGATAAAGCTGGGCGGCATGCTCCAGATCGAAAGGCAGATCGCAAACCTGCGCCAGATATTCCAGGATTCTGAGCGATTCGATATCCTGCGCCGAGGCTGGCTGCT
It contains:
- a CDS encoding peptidase domain-containing ABC transporter gives rise to the protein MRRRRTTPSEEIAVLSDLKAQQPASAQDIESLRILEYLAQVCDLPFDLEHAAQLYRAAVQRIEPTLPRASRIRLAQAAEGLGIRLQSHHYSIREALSYIHREEVPLLIFAITPTGSGRWFIIEDAEGSRGLLIASDKEEPVWHSADELAAILGASDADVVLEWLEPIPIAVTTPPWPAPKQEEEHGHFLTGLHPWKRLLRLLRPDRTDIRLVIAFAVAIGLLNLTVPIVTMAVVNTVAFGTLIQQLIVLCLGLLVALTIAGVLILLQYLLVEYIQRRIFIRVASELSYKLPRVDLKAFDHRYGPELVNRFFDVLTVQKSSAVLLLDGVSLLLQIGIGMVLLAVYHQLLLGFNMLLLGALAFWVVVLGRGAVRTAIRESVAKYRVAGWMEEIARHPVAFKLAGGPRMAWERAEALTREYLEARKQHFRILLRQFAFLVLLYIVINVALLALGGTLVIQGQLTLGELVAAEIVINLILATFLKIIKYVEAYYDILAAMDKLGQLQDLPSESLTGEHHVAHSKGASVTLHSVSFTYSGQKWPALQQLSLSISPGERVAIVGPNGAGKSTLADVLYGLRTPQSGWVEIDGVDIRSLRPDSLREHVALVKGVEIIEGTVLDNLRMGREEISLMQIHEILAKVGMLDTIMAFPDGLHTMLWGDGKPLSLGQASRLMLARAMLGEPRLLIIDEALDHLDEQFRDMTLATLLGPDTPWTLIVITHSEAVARQCDRVITLLPPARSSPREVQSRAG